The following are encoded together in the Triticum dicoccoides isolate Atlit2015 ecotype Zavitan chromosome 6B, WEW_v2.0, whole genome shotgun sequence genome:
- the LOC119326253 gene encoding uncharacterized protein LOC119326253, protein MRGGERLLVRHMWPAARVEAAAPASAHGPSPPTPSGSCALPPLTASHPPVPTTPPATPRKQQQQVVRSPRPVSPDFFVKDGREIRVGDCALFRAIDVPPFVGLIRWIEKQEESNPKLRVSWLYRPADVRLNKGIQLNAAPNEVFYSFHQDETSAVSLLHPCKVAFLRKGAELSSGISSFVCRRVYDIDNKCLWWLTDRDYINERQEEVNRLLDRTRLEMHGAVRSGGHSPKRPNVLSASQQLKACSDGAQNCGPSKGKKRDRGEQGIEPAKRDSDCPPKVDDSEPGNVKGDNMKSEIAEMTEKDGLPHAEAVDKLVQFMQLDQIERKMDLAGRVRLADIIAATESPDCLSRFMQLRGLPVLNDWLQETHKGKSGEGGSPKETDKPTEELILALLRALAKLPISLIALQSCSIGKSVNHLRSYKNPEIQRKARYLVDSWKKRVDAEMKSTDAKPVVSGQAVSWSGKVGFPEISSAGNGRSGSSEPSPKSAGFHLSSPKALSATSGAADAVAKSNPFTSGSSKLQHMQPANAAANLKDSPCKSAAGTCGPDFPTVKEEKSCSSSHSLNNSQSCSSDPGKTVGSLKEDARSSTAVSASASKISALGHRRVNNGLLGSGFQKEAALGRSSQGDRSLLQERSSQSGLACEKGADTPHINNQRLIVRFPKPSCSPARSTSGGSCEEPSVSGSRASSPVHADKHEQNDRRVKMKVANSQAHLGSDANAEPERSNDTKRIAGSEEGDKSPCGMLDGDCSRTAEESAKDTCASRVACSANMDEKDVCLGETRVRNFSPLNALIEIKYSEGSHSMQAGDDTAMNLLASVAGEVSKSELMSSASPTNSSANKHGYGGQNIQKLKVECDAGPSQHLDPSDDVEKVISEKEDKNDEERRLRNSGTYLSSHDNKGTSSTSPPLPGIDSKAVESSVDLLGGGDQKPNARQPTDIKIDAKFNISIADADTASGSQCSVVAPNRTLLPSEESSLCGADKQGQGLLKSSDQTHLHGLPDHLETIRSTDNSGTDKLDSKTSFSSLAVDIKNADGLVVCNKVLKEHEKKEQPASTSADVTKPDVSVVPLGAANGISVIRESKDCSSESSSQAKHRTIMSQDTEHTARHSSKKPSDEVGGKEDIVSSDEGSSMANTNSNGTAKLDFDLNELGDEGNHSEPATSTVVCSSAIHLPGLSPFVSPILSGLPAQITVAAPAKGPFVPPENLLRVKPEAGWKGAAATSAFRPAEPRKTLGMFLTTPGSAVSDAAGRQSRQAFDIDLNVADDQVLEEDISQSSARTIGSESGNPRSRSGPVRSAGFELDLNMAGEVAENNQFISNASHRVEVTLLPSRPLPEGLPSTDTSSSRNFFDLNNGPSLDEASTEPAQRTLSSKGASSIPFLPQVAGLRMNNTEISNMSPWYASANPGGPVAMQSFFPPREQSYPIETAPGTQRIIAPTADGGQFGSGSGRPPVISTSPAMVFHPPAYQYAGFPFAPGVHLQTAGFPIGSVPYGNSAPAGVTYFPTIAPSFAGSTGALPAQHARQYAINLPEGSSSDGHDSNWKWRRQGLDLNSGPGSIDIEGKDERVPLSLRQNLITPPQAFVEEQARMLQMAGVGIKRKEPEGSWDAERASSYKQLSWQ, encoded by the exons GACGGACGGGAGATTCGAGTTGGCGACTGTGCTCTTTTTCGTGCTATTGATGTTCCTCCTTTCGTTGGATTGATACGTTGGATTGAGAAGCAGGAAGAAAGCAATCCCAAGTTACGTGTAAGTTGGCTATATAGACCTGCTGACGTCAGGCTCAACAAGGGGATACAACTGAACGCTGCCCCAAACGAGGTCTTCTACTCTTTCCACCAAGACGAGACATCTGCTGTTTCACTGCTCCATCCTTGTAAAGTTGCCTTTTTACGTAAAGGTGCTGAGCTGTCATCTGGGATTTCTTCATTTGTATGTCGGCGTGTGTATGATATTGACAACAAGTGTTTATGGTGGCTTACCGACAGAGATTATATTAAT GAACGGCAGGAAGAAGTAAATCGGCTCCTAGACAGAACGAGGCTAGAAATGCATGGTGCAGTGCGGTCAGGTGGGCACTCACCAAAACGGCCAAATGTTCTGTCAGCTTCCCAGCAATTGAAGGCTTGTTCAGACGGTGCTCAAAATTGTGGCCCATCTAAAGGGAAGAAGAGGGACAGAGGTGAGCAAGGAATTGAACCAGCTAAGCGAGATAGTGATTGTCCTCCTAAGGTTGATGACAGTGAACCTGGAAATGTTAAGGGGGACAATATGAAGTCTGAAATTGCAGAGATGACAGAAAAGGATGGACTTCCTCATGCTGAAGCTGTTGACAAGCTAGTTCAATTCATGCAACTTGATCAAATTGAGCGGAAAATGGACCTTGCCGGCCGAGTAAGGCTTGCTGATATTATTGCAGCCACAGAAAGTCCTGATTGCCTTAGCAGATTTATGCAACTAAGGGGCCTTCCGGTCTTGAATGATTGGCTTCAAGAAACTCACAAAGGGAAGTCTGGTGAAGGGGGTAGTCCTAAAGAAACTGATAAGCCTACTGAAGAACTTATCCTGGCCCTGCTTCGTGCACTAGCGAAATTGCCTATCAGTCTGATTGCCTTACAAAGCTGCAGTATTGGGAAATCTGTCAATCATCTGCGCAGCTATAAAAATCCGGAGATACAGAGGAAGGCTAGGTATCTTGTTGATAGCTGGAAGAAGCGTGTTGATGCTGAAATGAAGTCGACTGATGCAAAACCTGTAGTGTCAGGTCAAGCTGTTTCCTGGTCAGGAAAAGTGGGGTTCCCGGAAATTTCTAGTGCTGGAAACGGACGAAGTGGCTCAAGTGAGCCCAGTCCGAAAAGTGCAGGGTTTCATCTTTCTTCACCAAAGGCTTTGAGTGCTACATCTGGTGCTGCTGATGCTGTTGCAAAGTCAAATCCTTTCACATCTGGCTCTTCAAAATTACAACACATGCAACCAGCAAATGCTGCAGCCAACTTGAAGGACTCACCATGCAAATCAGCTGCTGGGACTTGTGGCCCTGATTTTCCTACAGTGAAAGAGGAGAAAAGTTGCAGTTCAAGCCACTCATTGAATAACAGCCAGTCATGCTCTAGTGATCCTGGAAAAACAGTTGGTTCTTTGAAGGAGGATGCACGGAGCTCAACTGCTGTTTCAGCGAGTGCCAGTAAAATTTCTGCACTTGGCCATCGAAGGGTAAACAATGGGCTTCTTGGTTCTGGATTCCAGAAGGAAGCTGCTTTGGGAAGGTCCAGCCAAGGTGATCGTTCTTTATTGCAGGAAAGATCATCACAGTCTGGCTTGGCATGTGAGAAAGGAGCTGACACACCTCACATCAACAATCAAAGATTGATTGTTCGGTTTCCAAAACCAAGTTGTAGCCCTGCTAGGAGCACAAGTGGGGGCTCTTGTGAGGAGCCATCAGTTTCAGGGAGTAGAGCTTCATCTCCTGTTCACGCAGATAAGCATGAACAGAATGATCGTAGGGTGAAAATGAAGGTTGCAAATTCTCAGGCTCATTTAGGTTCTGATGCTAATGCCGAGCCTGAGCGAAGCAATGATACTAAAAGAATTGCAGGTTCCGAGGAAGGTGATAAATCACCTTGTGGTATGCTGGATGGTGACTGTAGCAGGACTGCTGAAGAATCTGCTAAGGATACATGTGCATCACGAGTTGCATGCTCGGCAAATATGGATGAAAAAGACGTCTGCTTAGGTGAAAccagagtgcggaacttcagccctTTGAATGCTTTGATTGAAATCAAATACTCTGAAGGTAGTCATTCCATGCAAGCTGGAGATGATACAGCAATGAATCTTCTTGCTAGTGTTGCTGGAGAAGTATCTAAATCTGAATTGATGTCATCTGCTTCACCGACGAATTCGTCTGCAAATAAACATGGCTATGGAGGCCAGAATATTCAGAAGCTAAAAGTAGAGTGTGATGCAGGCCCATCACAGCACCTGGATCCATCAGATGATGTTGAGAAAGTCATCTCTGAGAAGGAAGACAAAAATGATGAGGAACGACGCTTGAGGAATTCTGGAACTTATTTATCATCCCATGACAACAAGGGAACATCATCTACTAGCCCGCCTCTACCTGGAATAGATTCTAAAGCTGTTGAATCTTCAGTTGATTTACTTGGTGGTGGTGATCAGAAGCCAAATGCCAGACAGCCAACTGATATTAAGATTGATGCAAAGTTCAATATCAGCATTGCTGACGCCGACACGGCATCAGGCAGTCAATGTAGTGTGGTTGCTCCAAATAGAACATTACTCCCCTCTGAGGAATCGTCTTTATGTGGTgctgataaacaaggtcaaggttTATTGAAATCATCAGATCAGACACATCTTCATGGTCTACCAGATCACCTCGAAACCATCAGATCTACTGACAACAGTGGCACTGATAAATTGGATTCAAAGACTTCATTCTCATCTTTGGCTGTGGATATAAAAAATGCTGATGGTCTAGTGGTTTGCAATAAAGTGCTGAAAGAGCATGAGAAAAAAGAACAGCCTGCGTCCACTTCAGCTGATGTTACCAAACCAGATGTATCAGTAGTGCCACTTGGTGCAGCGAATGGGATATCTGTGATTAGAGAATCAAAAGACTGTTCCAGTGAATCAAGTAGTCAAGCAAAACATCGCACTATCATGTCTCAGGATACCGAGCATACTGCAAGGCACAGTTCAAAGAAACCGAGTGATGAAGTGGGTGGGAAAGAGGACATTGTCTCATCAGACGAGGGTTCTTCTATGGCTAACACCAACTCAAATGGTACAGCTAAGCTTGACTTTGATTTGAATGAACTTGGGGACGAGGGGAATCACTCTGAGCCAGCTACCTCTACTGTTGTATGTTCGTCTGCAATTCATTTACCCGGTCTTTCTCCATTCGTCTCACCTATTTTAAGTGGTCTGCCGGCCCAAATAACAGTTGCTGCTCCAGCTAAAGGACCTTTTGTCCCTCCCGAGAACCTACTAAGGGTGAAGCCTGAGGCTGGGTGGAAAGGTGCAGCAGCTACAAGTGCATTTCGTCCTGCGGAGCCACGGAAGACTTTAGGGATGTTTCTAACTACACCTGGTAGTGCAGTGTCTGATGCTGCCGGGAGGCAATCTCGCCAAGCATTTGACATTGATCTAAATGTAGCAGATGACCAAGTTCTAGAGGAAGATATCTCACAGAGTTCTGCCCGGACAATTGGTTCTGAATCTGGCAACCCTAGAAGTCGCAGTGGCCCTGTACGAAGTGCTGGCTTTGAACTTGACTTGAATATGGCCGGCGAAGTTGCAGAGAATAACCAATTTATCTCAAATGCTTCACACAGAGTTGAAGTCACATTGTTGCCATCAAGACCGTTGCCAGAAGGTTTACCTAGTACTGATACAAGTAGCTCGAGGAACTTCTTTGATCTCAATAACGGACCAAGCCTTGATGAAGCCAGTACAGAGCCTGCACAAAGGACCCTATCATCTAAAGGTGCTAGCAGCATACCATTCCTACCTCAAGTTGCTGGCCTTAGAATGAACAATACTGAAATTAGTAACATGTCACCATGGTATGCTTCTGCTAACCCAGGTGGTCCCGTAGCTATGCAGTCGTTTTTTCCTCCTAGAGAACAGTCTTACCCAATTGAAACAGCACCTGGAACCCAGAGGATCATTGCGCCTACTGCAGACGGCGGCCAATTTGGAAGTGGTTCAGGCAGGCCTCCAGTTATTTCCACATCACCAGCCATGGTCTTCCACCCTCCGGCATATCAATATGCAGGATTTCCTTTTGCTCCCGGTGTTCACCTTCAAACAGCAGGGTTTCCAATTGGATCGGTGCCATATGGCAATTCTGCACCTGCAGGAGTTACATATTTTCCAACCATTGCTCCATCATTTGCTGGGTCAACAGGCGCATTACCTGCCCAGCATGCAAGGCAGTATGCAATAAACCTTCCTGAAGGTAGCAGCAGTGATGGGCATGACAGTAACTGGAAATGGAGAAGACAGGGGCTTGACCTTAATTCTGGACCTGGAAGTATAGATATAGAAGGGAAAGACGAGCGAGTACCTCTATCGCTTAGGCAAAATTTGATCACACCGCCACAAGCGTTTGTGGAGGAGCAAGCAAGAATGTTACAAATGGCGGGTGTAGGAATAAAGAGGAAGGAACCCGAGGGCAGTTGGGATGCTGAAAGAGCATCATCATACAAACAACTATCATGGCAATAA